Below is a genomic region from ANME-2 cluster archaeon.
CTGGATATCGACGCTGCTGACTGGTATTTGTGGGACAATGGCGGGCGCGGCGGCGTTGTGGGCGGATGTAAGCGCGGGTTGTGCGAGTGCAGTCCGTCGGAGCATGGGGGAAATTCAATGATTGAAAAAAATCCAAACAATATTGTTATATTTTTGACAGTATTCTTATTGTTATCATTTGCCGGAATTTCAGCCGCAGAGACTCAAGTAAGCGGCACAATCTCAACAAATACCACATGGGATCTGGCAGGCAGTCCGTACATGATAAACGGGTATGTCTATGTATATAACACAACCATGACCCCAACCCTGATTATAGAACCAGGCGTGGAGGTAAATTTTTCGCAAAGCGGATCTTTAATATTTGATTATAGGGATCCATTTTTCAGTAAACTTATAGCAGTGGGAACCTTTGAACAACCAATTATTTTCAATTGGGGCGGATTATATTTTAAAAGGAATAGTGAAGGACTTATTAGTTTTTCTGAATTTTATAACAGTTCTAAGGCTATCGATACTCAATATGCAAATGTCCTGATAAATGATACGGTGATAAATACTAATAGTTATGGTTTGATTTCTTATTACTCCCAATTAGACATTTCAAATACTATTATTGAAACAAAAAACACGGGAATCCAGGTAAGCTATAGTGATGTGAACATCAGAGATTCAATGCTTAATTCTTCACAATATGATTTAACATTATATAACTCAGGGACCGTAAATTCGATAAATACTGTTTTCAATAAATCAAAGGTCTTAATCAGTGGGGGAATGATATTAAATGCATTCTGGAACGATACCATTACAGTCGAGGATGACCATCTGCCTGTTCAGGGGGCATTAGTCAAGGCTTTTGATAAAGACGGATATTTGGCTGCCAGTGGTTATACGGATTCTGACGGTAAGATTACTTTTCAATTGCAGGAATTCATCCAGACCCAATCAGGTAAGGTTGATTTTAATCCATATTATTTCAATGCAACCAAGAATGGAAAAACAGGTTCGATTTTATCTATAATGACTGGACCTACATCGGATACAATCGCTTTTGGTTCAAATCTGGAGAATCCAAATGATGTTATGATTATTGAGGGCGACTGGATAATCACCGACAGTCAGGCATATTCTGATAAAAACATCCTGCTAAACGGAAGTCTGATCATCAGGAATGGCGGAATTTTGAATTTTAATAATATTTCTTTGAAGATGAGGCTGCTTGAAGCTGATCAACATAAAATCGAGGTGGAATATGGCGGTAAGTTCTATATCAATGATTCAAATATTTCTTGTCTTTATCCGGAGTTAAATTTCAGATATTATTTCAGGAACTATGGCTATTTGAACATCCAGAATAGCAGTGTCAGCTGGGCTGATTCAATTTATTTTTATGATTCAAGTGATGACAGTTCAGTGATCAATAGCAGCAGAATTGAAAACAATAATTATGGAGTTTATATTTATTCTGCATCACCCAATATCACAAACAATGAGATTATAAATAATACTGGCTATGGAATATACACGTGGAATTCTCAATCAATTCCCACCATTTATAATAATTTAATAAAGAATAATAATGTGGGAATTGATGTTACTTATAGTAGCCGTCCTGTGATTGAAAATAATAGAATATTGAATAATAAAAATTATGGTATTTATTGTGGATCATATTATAATCCGGGTTATCCAAAGATTATAGGAAATACAATTTCAGGACATTCCGTTGGTATTTATAATTCAGCCTCTTTGATAGAAAACAATACTATTTCAGATAATTATTACGGGATATCTTTATCTTACAGACAAACTAATATAATAAATAATACAATTTTTAACCATACATATTATGGAATTTATTTAAGTAATGCAAATGCCAATATTATCAATACAAAAATAAGCAATAGTTCTCAAAAAGATCTTTCTCTTTCAGGAACAACATATGTAAAATCTGTAAATTCTAATTTTAACAAATCCAACGTATATCTAAGGGATACCAGTATTCTTGATGTACTCTGGAATGATACTATTTCAGTATCCTATGAAGGTCAGCCGATTAACGAATCAATTATTGAGGTATACAGCAATGATAACATAAAAGTTGCTGAAGGGATAACAGATGAAACTGGTCAGGTCACTTTAACAATTAAAGAATACACACAAAGCCCAAGCGTGTTGCTAAATTTTACACCTCATATCATCACAGCCAACAAGTCAGGATATACAGATGGTTCCATTCAGTCAAACATTACACATTCAAAGTCTGATACAGTGATTCTTGGACAAACAGTATCTCAACCATCCGAAACACCTATTGTAATTCTTGGTGACTGGATAATAAATGAAACGATTTTTTACAATAATAAAACAATTATAGTGGATAATGGAAATCTGATAATCAAGAATGGAGGAACACTCAATCTGGATAATATAAATCTAAAATTAAGATTTACTGATACTGTAAATTATAAGATTGAAATTGAAAATGGAGGAGCATTAAATTTATTCAGTAGTAATGTAACGACATGTTATCCAGAATTAGGGCTATATTATTCCTTTAATAATTATGGTTTACTCAACATCAAAAACAGTACTGTAAGCAAAGCAAATAGCATTTCATTTTATGATTCGAGTGACGATAACTCTTCAATTATCGATAGTACGATAAAAGAGAATAGAAATTATGGGATTTATCTTTATTATGCAAATCCAATTATTTCTAATAATAAAATATTCGATCACCCGATTGGAATTTATCGATTTTACTACAATAAAGATATTTCGTTAACAAATAACCATCTGAATAATTTCAACTATGATTACTATTTGTATTCCAATTCTATAGTTAAGTCAATTAACAACACCTTTGATAAAAACAAGGTTTATTTCGCTAATAATAATGGCATCCTTTATGTATTCTGGAACACTACTGTGAAGGTCATTGATGCAAATAATAATCCAATATCTGAGACAAATGTAACAATAAACGACTCTCTAATTAATAACGTTTTCAATAGCACAACAAACCTTGAAGGCCAGATATCGGACATTATCCTGCAAGAGTACAGACAAACCTACAATAACAAAGTATTCTACACACCACATACTATTACAGCAGAGTACGATGGGACCTCTAATTCATCGATAGTAACCCTTGATGAAAGCAAAGAAATAACAATCAAATTAAACATCAATCAACCCCTCACAGCATCTATTCTTTCCCCTGCTAACAACTCAATGTTTGCACAGGGAGAAGGAATACTATTCAAAGGCATTGGCTTTGATCCGATAGACGGCATGCTTTCTGGTTCATCTCTATTATGGAGTTCTGACCTGGATGGAAATATGGGAACAGGTTCTCAATTAACGTATTCCGGTCTATCTATTGGAAATCACACAATCACCTTTACAGCTACCAACAGTCAGAACAATCTGGCCAGTGACACTTTAAATATTCAAATCATAAATGCATCTGACCTGATAGTAGAAGACATCGAATGGTCAAAGGAAAACCTGAACGTGGGAGAGATCATCAACTTCAATGCTACAATAAGCAACACTGGTGCAGGTAATACTTTACACCCCTTCTATGTGCGCTTTTTAATAGATGATGTCTATATCGGGCAGAGCATGGTGGATCATCTTGGCAGTGGCGAATCCGTATTGGTATCAAAGGACTGGAAGGTGATCCCTGATGCAAATAAGATCAAGGTTATTGTTGATTATTACAATGATAACTCTGAATCAGATGAGACAAACAATGCGAGGACAGAGTTTATTTCAGAGGTCATGGCTCCCGACCTTACCATTTTGAATATAGTGTTTGCTCCCGATATTATTGACGGCCAGGAAATAGAAATTTCAGCAGAAATCAAGAATGACGGAGCTGTGAATATTTCTGATAATATCGTGACCAGATTTTTGGTGGATAATCTGAATATCGGGGATCTGTTATTGAGCACAGGTCTTGATTCAGGGAATAGTACGCTAATATCTAAGAACTGGACAGCCACTCCAGGAGATCATACAATTTCCATACTTGTCGATCCGGATAACTTAATCCAGGAATCGGATGAAAATAATAACTCTAAGAGCGTAATCCTTCCAGAAATATTAAAACCTGACTACATCGTTTCAGACATCTCCTGGACACCCCCGACCTTCACAGCAGGAGACCTTGTGACTTTTAATGCAACTGTAAAGAATATTGGAGATGGCAGTACCTTAAGAAATTCAATTACGGCATTCTTCATTGATGGCAGCCAGATAGGCACAGCAGCCATTCAAGGTCTATTAAAAGATGAATCCATTGAAGTATCAAAATCATGGGTCGCTACATCCGGGAACCATACTGTCAGTGTGAAGGCAGATATAAATGACCAGATCATTGAATTTAACGAAACCAATAATACGCTGTCAAAGAACACATCTCAGATTGAAGAACAGTATCTGTTATCCCTAAGCAGCAACAGTGAAAGCTATGCCGAAGGCGACACAGCAGCCTTTACTGCCAGAGCCTCAAGAAAAAGCTCTGCAAATGTTTATCTGGATAATGATGAGATCAACTTCACTTTAACAATTCTGGATAAAGACAGCAACACAGTATATACCAGCATAATGGACTATGCAAACCAGGAATTCACTGAAAATGTTGATCTGACCGGCTATTTAAAAGGAAGCTACACCGCCAGAGTGATACTGGAAGACGTAAACGGAGTGACTGTTGATAAATCAATTCTATTCAACATAGTTGAAAACTTCAGCGTATCCTTATCAACTGACAAACCGCTCTACGACAGGGATGAGATAGTACATATCACTGGCATTGCACAATATACGAACGGAAGTCCGGTCATCAGTGCCCCTGTTGTCCTGAATATTAAAGTAAAAGGTTATACTCGAACCTACAGCCTGGTAACAGGATCAAGCGGGAACTTTTCGTATTACTATAATCCAAATTACTGGGAAGCAGGGAATTTCACTGCTATAGCAAATGTGATTTCTGATAAACTCTGGAGAAATGCCCGAACATCCTTTGAAATGTACGGGCTTTACATGACGCCATCCGGCATCATTGACTATACGATGTCTGAAAATTCCTCAGAGGAAATATCATTCGTTCTGCGAAACTATGGAGAATCGGATATTAATGGTCTAACTGTCAATGTAGTTGATGGAGATACAGGAGATGGTGTGGATCACCAGCTTATACAGACGCCTGCTCAGACCCTTGCACCTGGAGCTGAGCAGTCCTTCAAGCTAAAAATAACAGCTGGAAATGTTGATGTATCACAGGCGAATTTCTCTGTTTCGATTACCACGAACGAGGGAAGTTATGAAGAGGCTGAACTATTTGTTCATCTTGTTGAAGCTGTGCCAATAGCTATCGTTAATCCAACTTCCATCACAGCAGGAATAAACCCTGATGACATTATGACCAGGACTGTTAATATTACAAACATGGGATATGAAACAATGAATGATATCAATATTTCAGAGCCAACCCTTGACTGGATATCTGTTACTTCCACTGACCCTGGAAGTATTTCTCCAGGTATGAGTAAGTCTTTTGATATCATTCTGCACCCAACCAATGATACTGCTCCAGGAGTATATCAGGAAACAATAACTATCTCAAGCAGTAACCACCAGCCTGTAAATATATACCTCACAATTTCAGTTACATCATCCCATCATGGAGACCTGCTGTTCCATGTTGTCAATGATATTGGTGAGAATCTCTCCGGAGCATCTATCGTAATCCAGAACCAGGATGTCCTTACGCAGGTATTCCAGGGAACCACAAACGAGACCGGATATTATCTCTTTGATGATATCTCAACTGGCAGGTATAATTATTTTGTACAGGCATCAGGCCATGGTTCTGTGAGCGATTCAGTAACAGTCTTACCTGATATCCAGACCCTTGTAGAACCGGTACCTGCCAAGAGTATTCTCGGTGTACAGCTCACAGTGACTCCAATAACGATCGGGGATGAGTATGATATAGAACTGAACCTTACCTTTGAGACAGAAGTCCCACCGCCCTTATTGATACCAAGTCCTCTGTATATCAGTTACGGAGTCAATTTTACTGACCCGGAATATGAGACAGACAGCAATATCACCATCTCAAATCCCGGACTTATCTCAGTTTTCAATGTGACAGTGGATTCTTCCTTCTTAGCAGGAGTCAATATAACTTTCCCGACTGGGAAGACCTTCTTTATTGATGAGATACCGGCAAAGAGTTCAGTAACCATCCCCTATCATTTAAATGTTACATATATTAACTGCGATACCGATTATAAGAGAAACAGTATACAAATAAGGGGAGATTACATCTACTTTGAAGAGAACAGCGATGTAATCCATAATGTGTATCTATACTCAGAGATACCGGTTTTCATCCATATGTACAACTGTCCGGTCTCTCCAGGAAATCCGGTCGATGAGATCATAGAGCATTTCACATATTCTTATCATCCGCCTTGTGGAAGTTACTCTCCAGGTACTCCTCCACCGGTTATCCAGCCAGTAGAAACAGTTCATGAGAGAGTGAAGTTCTCAATATCCCAGGAAGCCACCCTTGAAAGGGATGCCTTTGCTGCCAGCCTTGAACTGACAAATAAGCTGACTGATAAGAATATCGAGGGCGTGAAGGTTGAGCTTGATATTAAAGAAATAGACGGCAGCGATGCCTCTGATATGTTCTTTGTCAATCTGACATTTTTAAATAATATCAATTCAATTGATGGAAGCGGTATTATCAACCCATCAGCAATCGCCAGTGCAGACTGGCTGCTTGTGCCAAAGCCGGGGGCAGGAGGTATATATCCCGCAGGGGAGGATTACACAGTCCAGGCATTTATTGATTATACTGTTGATGGTGTGCCATTCAGCGTGAACAGCACTGAGGAGAGGATCAATGTAATGCCTCAGCCACTGCTGAACCTGACTTATACGGTACCTGGTGAGGTCAAAGCCGGCACGCCTTTTAATATCACCCTGAATGTTACTAATGTGGGTTATGGTACTGCCCGGAATTTGAGGCTTGACAGTGCCCAGCCTGTGATATATGAGAACTTGGCAGGGCTTTTAGTGTCATTTGAACTAATTGGCAGTGGAATCGAGGGTGGGGATGAGAGTGATTCTATGCTGCTGGAGTTTGGGGATATTGGTCCAGGAGAGAGTAAGACTGGGTACTGGGTAATGACTGCAAGTTTAGATGGAGAGTTTACTGAGTTTAAGGGGTCTTTTAGTCACAGTAATGAGATGGGTGGGGAGGATACGTCGTTGATTAAGTATATCAGGTATATTATCCCTGGTACGGTTCATAATATTAATAACGGTAATAGTTTTGCTTCCATCCAAGCTGCTATTAATGATGCTGATTCCGGTGATGAGTTACACGTGGATAGTGGGAATTATAATGAGGGTATAATTATTGACAAACAACTGATTTTACGAGGCATCGACATTGGCACTGGCAAACCCATAATAGATGCATATTCATATACCAACGGTGTCACAATTACTGCTGATGGAGTAATTTTTGATAGTTTTGTTGTGACTTGGGCCGAAAAAAAATCTGTAGAGATATTATCAAACAATAATATAATAATAAATAACAATATAAGTTTCAATAGGCACTGGGGCATCTTCTTAGATAGTTCTAACGGCAATGAAATTATTGATAATGTCATTAATAATAATTATCATGGTATTAATTTAACATCTTCAAGTAATAATGTAATTTATAATAACAAATTAATGTGGAATTATTTCAGCGCTTATGATGATGGGATAAACCACTGGGACAATGGAGTAATAGGAAATTACTATTCAGAAACTACCGAGATCGATATTGCAAGAAAAGGTGCGATGGACAGTAATAGAAATGGTATTTGTGATAATCCATACCTTATACCGGGGGGTAGCAGTGTGGACAATTATCCCATATATATCCCCCTTCCAAATGATCCGCCGATACCCACTATTACATATTCTCCAACAGATTTAATTCTAATTGATAATGAGGTGACTTTTGATGCTTCTGAATCATTTGATCCGTATGGTCCTTATGATGGTGGAAATATTGTTTCATACGAATGGGATTTTGGAGATGGTTCTACTGACACCGGACCTATAGTAAGTCATTCTTACTCATTATTAGGAGACTATGAAGTAAATCTAACATTAATAGATGATGACGATGGTATAACTTATGGCAAAGAAATAATTCCAGTTTCATCAATACTTGGTGATGATATTGAACTCACGGTTTCAGAGACGAAAAAAAGACTTAATAATATTAAATCTGAAGCTGAATGGTCTGCAGAAGATGGTGATTATTTTAGCAGAAGATTAGCAGCTGATGAAAGGGCACGTTTTATAATACTTGTTAGTGGGGCATTAGATGGCATAGCTTTTACAAAAGAGGCCACTCATTATTTCAATTATCTTGGTGATAAAGAATGGATTTATGCACCTATGCACCATATTGGTGACGTTGCTAAATATAATATATATTCAAGTAAAGAAGTATTAAAACTGCTTGATATTGAAATTCCAATTTTTGCAGCTGAAGGGTACAACGAAATATTTTTCATTTTGGGTGATGTATTAAAAGAATACAATTCTTTGCAAAATTATATAATGCCTCCATTGGGTGAAATAGTTGAGGATTATAAAATAGAACTAGATAATAATGAAGCTGATGTTTTAACTAAGATTGATGGTTTAATTGAAGATGAAATTCGAAACTATCAAACAGATTTGTCGAAAAAAAGACAAGCAAATCAAATGATTGTTTGGAATTTAGAAAGAAATGCTTTAATGCTGCATGCTTCCAAAGATTATGTGGAAGAATCAAATTCATTTGATAAATTGTTCTTTGGAAAAATTGTGAAAATTGGGCTTAAGACTTTAGCCACATTAGTTGCTGGTCCACCAGGTGGGGCCACTGTTGGGGTAGCAGGTGCTGTTGGAGATTTAGTTTTGAATGATTACAATATTAAACAAGATAATTTTATGTTTGATCTTGCAGAAAGCATAACTCTCAATTCATATATGGAATCGTATCGTATTTTTAATAACACAAATGCAGGATTGAATAATATAAAACATAGAGTATCACCTGAAATTGCTGAAGGAAATATTATAGCAGTTGATAATGTGGCGTTAGGTGATTATAAACTTTGGGGGGAAAACAATTATCTGTTCACGCATACTGCATATTCTGATATTAGAATTCATAACAGTGGTGATTTTGATACAAATTATGAATTGATAGCAGATTATCAGTCATGGTTTTTCGGTATCAAAAATAACGATTTTCAAGTGATTGATGGAGTTAGCTGGACACCTGTAACTATTAGAGAATCATTAAAAATTAAGGGTGGGATAGAAAGAAGCAATACAATTCGACTATACTATTTGCAAGATGGAGTTGGGGAAAGACCTCGAACTACAATCAACTTGAATTTATTTGGAAAAACTAAAACCGGAACATATTATATTGATTATGAAAATACAATTTTTGGAACAACAAAAATAGCAACATCAAGTGTTTCAAAAGTATCTCAGGAGGAGATTGATAACGCAGAGCTGATAGATTATCCAATTAGGACATCAGTAATGATTCCAATTAATAAAATGGAATATGCTCTCACAATCTTTGTAGAAAATCCGCTCAAGACCCCAATATCTTTCAATCTAAGTCAGGAAATTCCAAACGAAATAACAGTAATCAATACATCAGAAGGTGTTATTGAAGGAAATATTATTAAGTGGAATTTAAAGCTTTTACCAGAAGAGTATAAGTTAATCGAAGTTAAATTCATTTCAAATGGAGAATCTGGTATTGAAATAGAATTACCAAAAACAGTATTAAACATCTATGACCCTGTTAATGATAAGACAGTTGACTTCCTATCCAATTCAAACAACTTTACCACTAGATTCCCTATAGACATTAGGGCGAATCCACCAGCCAATGCTTCAATTAGAGAAAGTATTGTAGTTCCAATAAATGTTACTAATCTCTTAAGTGATTCATCATACAATGGGAATGTTCTTATAGAATTAGAAAATTTCGAAAGAACTAAAGTTTATAGCTCAACAACACCAATTTCACTTGCACCAGGGGAAACGAAAATAATCGACCTTGTTGTATCACCTGATATAGATCCTGGAATTTACATTATAACAGGAACCTGGCAAGGAATAAAAGCTAACATGAGTATTTTTGTAAGTTATATTTCCATTGATGCTGGGTATGTTTTAGGCACTACACTTTTACAAAATCAATATAATAACAAAGGAACAGAAGTAAAGTTGGATGACTATAATACAATCACCCTTCCTGATGGAAGTTATACATTTGTTGGGATACCTATAGGTACTTATTCATTAACATTATCGCATCTAGGTTATTCAGACTATATTGGGGAAGTAATGATTGGTGAAGGACTTAATGTAATTCCAGAAATCATATTAAATCAAAACACTCCACCATCTTCTATCACCTACCTCCACCCAACTCCCTCTATTACCCACATCAACTGGACTTGGAGCAATCCACCCGATCCCGACTTCAACCACACAGAAATATATCTGGACGGAACCTTCCAGAGAAATACTTCAGAAGAGTATTTCAATGCAACAGACCTGACTCCCAACACGGAATATAAAATATCCACAAGAACCGTGGACGATCTCAGAAATATCAATGAAACATGGGTCAATGATACGGCTACTACATTTAACACCCCTCCCGTCTCAAACGCTTCCGGCCCCTACACAGCCATAGAAGGTCAGGCCATCATTTTCAATGCCAGTGCGTCATATGACCCGGACCCAGGCGATAATATAGTCAATTTCGAATGGGACTTTAATAATGATGGAGCAACCGACGAAACCGGGATTGAAGTAAGCTGGACATGGAACGATGATTATGCAGGGCAGGTGAACCTTACAGTCACAGACAGCCATGGTGAGAGCAGCACCGATACCACTTCAGTGACTATACTGAATGCACCACCCGACATAGAAGCCGGAAATAACCAGACAGTAAATGAAGGGGATACAGTAAGTTTCACAGGAAACTTTACAGATCCCGGGACCGGTGATACCCATACAATAGAATGGAACTTCGGTGATGGAACACCAGGCAGTACTGGCACGATTGAACCTACCCATGTCTACGTTGATAATGGAACCTATACTGTCACCCTCACAGTAACAGATGATGACAGTGCTTCAACTTTAGACACTCTTATTGTAACTGTCAACAATGTTGCACCCGTGCTGGATGAATGTGCTGATCAGACCGTTCAGTGGGGAGATACTATAACTTTCTCCAGAAGCTTCACTGACCCTGGAGATGACTCCTGGACAGCAGAAATTGATTGGGGCGATGACAGTCAGAAAGAAGGAATACTGTCCAGTAAAATTATAACGGCCACCCATGTATATTCAATACCTGGTGAATATATATGCACACTAACAGTACTGGACGATGATGGAGGTGTGGGTTCAGGAAATATGCATGTGACAGTAACGACCCGGGCCACCAAGCTTGAGTATATCAAGGATTTATCTGCCCAATACTCAGACTACATTAACCTTAAAGCACAATTGAATGATCCTGGAAATAACAATCCTTTACCTGATAGATCGATCAACTTCATCCTCGACACCCAAACTGTCACTGCAACCACCGGACCTGATGGAATTGCCACCACAAGCTTCAAACTTGATCAGCCGGCAGGCAGCTATGATATTAAGGCAGAGTTTGCTGGTGATGACTCTTACAGCCCTGATAACGACACGAAAGCTATGCAAATTAGCAAAGAAGATGCTGAGATCACCTAC
It encodes:
- a CDS encoding PKD domain-containing protein; the encoded protein is MIEKNPNNIVIFLTVFLLLSFAGISAAETQVSGTISTNTTWDLAGSPYMINGYVYVYNTTMTPTLIIEPGVEVNFSQSGSLIFDYRDPFFSKLIAVGTFEQPIIFNWGGLYFKRNSEGLISFSEFYNSSKAIDTQYANVLINDTVINTNSYGLISYYSQLDISNTIIETKNTGIQVSYSDVNIRDSMLNSSQYDLTLYNSGTVNSINTVFNKSKVLISGGMILNAFWNDTITVEDDHLPVQGALVKAFDKDGYLAASGYTDSDGKITFQLQEFIQTQSGKVDFNPYYFNATKNGKTGSILSIMTGPTSDTIAFGSNLENPNDVMIIEGDWIITDSQAYSDKNILLNGSLIIRNGGILNFNNISLKMRLLEADQHKIEVEYGGKFYINDSNISCLYPELNFRYYFRNYGYLNIQNSSVSWADSIYFYDSSDDSSVINSSRIENNNYGVYIYSASPNITNNEIINNTGYGIYTWNSQSIPTIYNNLIKNNNVGIDVTYSSRPVIENNRILNNKNYGIYCGSYYNPGYPKIIGNTISGHSVGIYNSASLIENNTISDNYYGISLSYRQTNIINNTIFNHTYYGIYLSNANANIINTKISNSSQKDLSLSGTTYVKSVNSNFNKSNVYLRDTSILDVLWNDTISVSYEGQPINESIIEVYSNDNIKVAEGITDETGQVTLTIKEYTQSPSVLLNFTPHIITANKSGYTDGSIQSNITHSKSDTVILGQTVSQPSETPIVILGDWIINETIFYNNKTIIVDNGNLIIKNGGTLNLDNINLKLRFTDTVNYKIEIENGGALNLFSSNVTTCYPELGLYYSFNNYGLLNIKNSTVSKANSISFYDSSDDNSSIIDSTIKENRNYGIYLYYANPIISNNKIFDHPIGIYRFYYNKDISLTNNHLNNFNYDYYLYSNSIVKSINNTFDKNKVYFANNNGILYVFWNTTVKVIDANNNPISETNVTINDSLINNVFNSTTNLEGQISDIILQEYRQTYNNKVFYTPHTITAEYDGTSNSSIVTLDESKEITIKLNINQPLTASILSPANNSMFAQGEGILFKGIGFDPIDGMLSGSSLLWSSDLDGNMGTGSQLTYSGLSIGNHTITFTATNSQNNLASDTLNIQIINASDLIVEDIEWSKENLNVGEIINFNATISNTGAGNTLHPFYVRFLIDDVYIGQSMVDHLGSGESVLVSKDWKVIPDANKIKVIVDYYNDNSESDETNNARTEFISEVMAPDLTILNIVFAPDIIDGQEIEISAEIKNDGAVNISDNIVTRFLVDNLNIGDLLLSTGLDSGNSTLISKNWTATPGDHTISILVDPDNLIQESDENNNSKSVILPEILKPDYIVSDISWTPPTFTAGDLVTFNATVKNIGDGSTLRNSITAFFIDGSQIGTAAIQGLLKDESIEVSKSWVATSGNHTVSVKADINDQIIEFNETNNTLSKNTSQIEEQYLLSLSSNSESYAEGDTAAFTARASRKSSANVYLDNDEINFTLTILDKDSNTVYTSIMDYANQEFTENVDLTGYLKGSYTARVILEDVNGVTVDKSILFNIVENFSVSLSTDKPLYDRDEIVHITGIAQYTNGSPVISAPVVLNIKVKGYTRTYSLVTGSSGNFSYYYNPNYWEAGNFTAIANVISDKLWRNARTSFEMYGLYMTPSGIIDYTMSENSSEEISFVLRNYGESDINGLTVNVVDGDTGDGVDHQLIQTPAQTLAPGAEQSFKLKITAGNVDVSQANFSVSITTNEGSYEEAELFVHLVEAVPIAIVNPTSITAGINPDDIMTRTVNITNMGYETMNDINISEPTLDWISVTSTDPGSISPGMSKSFDIILHPTNDTAPGVYQETITISSSNHQPVNIYLTISVTSSHHGDLLFHVVNDIGENLSGASIVIQNQDVLTQVFQGTTNETGYYLFDDISTGRYNYFVQASGHGSVSDSVTVLPDIQTLVEPVPAKSILGVQLTVTPITIGDEYDIELNLTFETEVPPPLLIPSPLYISYGVNFTDPEYETDSNITISNPGLISVFNVTVDSSFLAGVNITFPTGKTFFIDEIPAKSSVTIPYHLNVTYINCDTDYKRNSIQIRGDYIYFEENSDVIHNVYLYSEIPVFIHMYNCPVSPGNPVDEIIEHFTYSYHPPCGSYSPGTPPPVIQPVETVHERVKFSISQEATLERDAFAASLELTNKLTDKNIEGVKVELDIKEIDGSDASDMFFVNLTFLNNINSIDGSGIINPSAIASADWLLVPKPGAGGIYPAGEDYTVQAFIDYTVDGVPFSVNSTEERINVMPQPLLNLTYTVPGEVKAGTPFNITLNVTNVGYGTARNLRLDSAQPVIYENLAGLLVSFELIGSGIEGGDESDSMLLEFGDIGPGESKTGYWVMTASLDGEFTEFKGSFSHSNEMGGEDTSLIKYIRYIIPGTVHNINNGNSFASIQAAINDADSGDELHVDSGNYNEGIIIDKQLILRGIDIGTGKPIIDAYSYTNGVTITADGVIFDSFVVTWAEKKSVEILSNNNIIINNNISFNRHWGIFLDSSNGNEIIDNVINNNYHGINLTSSSNNVIYNNKLMWNYFSAYDDGINHWDNGVIGNYYSETTEIDIARKGAMDSNRNGICDNPYLIPGGSSVDNYPIYIPLPNDPPIPTITYSPTDLILIDNEVTFDASESFDPYGPYDGGNIVSYEWDFGDGSTDTGPIVSHSYSLLGDYEVNLTLIDDDDGITYGKEIIPVSSILGDDIELTVSETKKRLNNIKSEAEWSAEDGDYFSRRLAADERARFIILVSGALDGIAFTKEATHYFNYLGDKEWIYAPMHHIGDVAKYNIYSSKEVLKLLDIEIPIFAAEGYNEIFFILGDVLKEYNSLQNYIMPPLGEIVEDYKIELDNNEADVLTKIDGLIEDEIRNYQTDLSKKRQANQMIVWNLERNALMLHASKDYVEESNSFDKLFFGKIVKIGLKTLATLVAGPPGGATVGVAGAVGDLVLNDYNIKQDNFMFDLAESITLNSYMESYRIFNNTNAGLNNIKHRVSPEIAEGNIIAVDNVALGDYKLWGENNYLFTHTAYSDIRIHNSGDFDTNYELIADYQSWFFGIKNNDFQVIDGVSWTPVTIRESLKIKGGIERSNTIRLYYLQDGVGERPRTTINLNLFGKTKTGTYYIDYENTIFGTTKIATSSVSKVSQEEIDNAELIDYPIRTSVMIPINKMEYALTIFVENPLKTPISFNLSQEIPNEITVINTSEGVIEGNIIKWNLKLLPEEYKLIEVKFISNGESGIEIELPKTVLNIYDPVNDKTVDFLSNSNNFTTRFPIDIRANPPANASIRESIVVPINVTNLLSDSSYNGNVLIELENFERTKVYSSTTPISLAPGETKIIDLVVSPDIDPGIYIITGTWQGIKANMSIFVSYISIDAGYVLGTTLLQNQYNNKGTEVKLDDYNTITLPDGSYTFVGIPIGTYSLTLSHLGYSDYIGEVMIGEGLNVIPEIILNQNTPPSSITYLHPTPSITHINWTWSNPPDPDFNHTEIYLDGTFQRNTSEEYFNATDLTPNTEYKISTRTVDDLRNINETWVNDTATTFNTPPVSNASGPYTAIEGQAIIFNASASYDPDPGDNIVNFEWDFNNDGATDETGIEVSWTWNDDYAGQVNLTVTDSHGESSTDTTSVTILNAPPDIEAGNNQTVNEGDTVSFTGNFTDPGTGDTHTIEWNFGDGTPGSTGTIEPTHVYVDNGTYTVTLTVTDDDSASTLDTLIVTVNNVAPVLDECADQTVQWGDTITFSRSFTDPGDDSWTAEIDWGDDSQKEGILSSKIITATHVYSIPGEYICTLTVLDDDGGVGSGNMHVTVTTRATKLEYIKDLSAQYSDYINLKAQLNDPGNNNPLPDRSINFILDTQTVTATTGPDGIATTSFKLDQPAGSYDIKAEFAGDDSYSPDNDTKAMQISKEDAEITYTGDTILPTTAGSIDLRATLEEIDTDYGDLTKINVNFNIYKSSDLSYSNPIATIPSIASIPVTSSGIGVGTATATIDNLPEDDYMIMARIVPNNFYLSISSNPTPMVVYEPTDQFTTGGGWIWDPTGSHGNFGFNVKYNKKGKVKGNSIYVYRLDGLDYIVKSNAWIGLAISDNTSDFQGKAVLQIFDPVTGELQPESSGNFQFTVEAMDNELNGGPDYYEITVLDKEGLEYHNATGSLEGGNIVIHDKKLK